One Sphingobacteruim zhuxiongii DNA window includes the following coding sequences:
- a CDS encoding MBL fold metallo-hydrolase, which yields MRVTFLGTGTSQGVPVIACHCPVCQSSDKKDNRLRSSILLEYNGHTVVVDTGPDFRYQMLRQRVDRLDAVLMTHSHKDHVAGLDDVRAYNYQQQQSIPIYANKATHDALRKEFYYAFSEHRYPGVPQLELEEIHAAEAFELYGELILPIEVMHFKMPVLGFRIGDFAYITDAKTISDLSFELLAGVKVLVLNALQKEPHISHLTLEEALEVAKRIAPEKTYLTHISHRFGKHEDIQKELPDGVYVAFDNMVIELD from the coding sequence TTGAGAGTAACATTTTTAGGAACAGGAACTTCTCAGGGTGTGCCAGTTATTGCTTGTCATTGCCCAGTTTGTCAATCTTCAGATAAGAAAGACAATCGCCTTCGTTCGTCTATTCTGCTCGAATATAATGGACATACGGTCGTAGTCGACACAGGTCCTGATTTCCGTTATCAAATGTTACGTCAACGTGTAGATCGCTTGGATGCTGTCTTAATGACGCATTCGCATAAAGATCACGTTGCTGGTCTCGACGATGTACGTGCGTATAATTACCAACAACAACAATCCATTCCTATTTACGCGAACAAAGCGACTCATGATGCTTTAAGAAAGGAATTCTACTATGCCTTTAGTGAGCATAGATATCCAGGCGTTCCTCAGCTGGAATTGGAAGAGATACATGCGGCTGAAGCCTTCGAACTTTATGGCGAGTTAATCTTGCCGATCGAGGTTATGCATTTTAAAATGCCGGTACTTGGATTTCGTATTGGAGATTTTGCATATATCACCGACGCCAAGACGATTTCGGATTTGTCATTCGAATTGCTTGCTGGTGTGAAAGTCTTAGTGCTAAATGCATTACAGAAAGAACCCCATATTTCTCATTTAACGCTAGAAGAAGCTTTGGAAGTTGCGAAGCGTATAGCTCCAGAAAAGACATATTTAACCCATATTAGTCATCGGTTTGGAAAGCATGAGG